The window CGTCAACCTGCAGCAATGGAATCTCCATCTTCGTTCTCCTTCTCAATTTGTAACGCAGGTTTTCCGGCCTGCGCAGAAGTTTGATCAATAACTTACTTGATGAATCACAATGTCCTGACCAGCAACAACGCGCAGGTTGGAAAACCTGCACACCATGATTTCGTGATTGTACCCAAACAAGCGTTGCTGGCAATCCAGCCAATTGATAAGAAATTTCGCCGCAACTTGATTTTTAGCTGCGGTATCGCCTACAACTTCGGCTCCCAAAGCTCACCCGCCCCAATTCGGGAAAACAACGTAAGGAGATGTCTTAATGCAAGCACAACAGGCGCCGATGATCTTCACCGAGGCGGAGCGCCAGGCAGGCGACCGTCTGTTGAAGCTGGCGCTGGAAACCGACCGCGTCGAAGGATACACAGCCCCTCATGCCGTGATGATCGCCAGACTGGCGGAAACCATCGGCAAAGAAATGGGATTGCATGGCGTGGATCTGTCGGCGTTGAAATTCGCCGCTCTGGCACACGACATCGGTGAACGCGGCATGAAACGTAATTATCTGTTATCCCCCAACGCGCTCAGTTGGGAGGAAAGACTGGATTTATGGCGTCATCCTATCCTGGGAGAACAGGCAACGGCGGAGCTTAAGCTTTCGCGGCAAACGCAACTGTTGATTCGCTGGCACCACGAATGGTGGAACGGACAAGGTTACCCCGACGGGTTAAGTGGTGAATCCATTCCGCTCGGAGCGCGGATTTTGCGCGCAGTGGATACCTATTGCGCATTGATTTCAGAACGACCTTTCCGCCCTGCGTACGAACTGATCGAAGCGGAACAAGCCATTGCCGACTTGGCAGGCATCGAATTCGATCCGCAAGTCGCCAGGTTCCTGTTGCTGTTTGTCGCCGAGGAAAAACGCCAGCGCGAAGCGGAAATCGAATTCCAACAACAGCAGGCCGTCGTCTGGAATACCCCGCCCTCGTTTGAATTGCACACTGGTGAACCGCATGCCAGCGACGAACCCGAAAAGGAGTTGTTGCCGGATTCAGCGCCGGTTGTCGAATCTCATTTGCCGGAGCAATCACCGACAGAGTTGCCGGAAGAATCGGCCCGCATCTTCACCGCCAATGCGTATGAGGCAGCGGCTTATGAATCGGTACTGTCGTTTGCCGAATCTGAACACGATTTCGCCCACGATTCCGCATCACCGCAGGATGGTTCGGTTGAAGTTTCAGTCGCGGAACCCATTCTTCCAGATCAGCTTCCGACGCGGGAATTACCAGCCGGACAAATTCTCAAGGAAGAATCCATTCCGCAACCGATGCAAACACAACCGTCTGAACTCGAACCTGAACCGAACCCTGAAACCGCAAAACCCGCTCCGCAAATCCAAAACTAAAAGCAGATGTTATGGTCATAAACTCAACGACAAATCGGCGCTGGCTGGGGTTTGAACTAAGCGTGTTGCGCCGTCTGAAATTCAACTCCATCGCCATTCCTTTCGCCGGTCAACCCGACCTGGGATGGTATCTGAAATTCTGGGGCAAACAGGTTCTGGACAACGACATTTGCCAATGGGCCTGGTGGTCGTCGCGCGCGATGGTCGAAAATCCCGGCGAGTCCCTGACCGAAGAAGATGTTTCGCTGGTGCTGGGTGAAGCTTACGTCCCGCATCGGCGATTGCAAAATCCGGCGCTGGCCATGTTTTTCAGCGAAATGGATGCCGTCTGGTTCGACAACATCTGGCTGAATATTCAGCAGATCGAAAATGAACATCGGCGAGCTTTGGCGATTCTGCTGGTTTTTGGCGTCGGCGATTACGTGTTTTCTTTTACGCCGGAAACCGTGGAATTGCGTCGCCCGTTGTCGGAAGTATTTATTGCGCTGTGGCGAAATCAGCGACAGGCGATTGATAACGGCAAGGAAAATTACAGCGTCAACCGCGACGGCAACGAATTTATTCGCGGCGCTCGATCCGATTTAATGTTTGCGCGATTTCCACGCCCGGACGGGTTGACCGGTTTGCGACATTCCACCGCCGGATGGCGAGAAACCTGGGTGCGCGGCAGCGACGAAGCCTGGGATCAACTGATCGTTTCCCAACGCGGCAAGCTCGGCGATGATGTGGTTTCCAAAGAACATTACCTGCAACTGATCGGCAATTTCCTTGCGCGCGCGCGTCACATTGGCCAATGGGCAATTTCGCATACCGAAGACGGTTTGTTGTCGGCGGCTGAACTTGGCGACGTGATTAAACAGTTTCGTCGGATTGATCTGACCTACAACAAGGACTTTTCGGATGTCATCGGTGGCAAAAATACCTTTGTCATCGTTGCCTGATGGTTGTGCGCTATAATCCCCGCCGAACGTGATAGAGCGGCTCCCGTCCCCCAACCA is drawn from Acidobacteriota bacterium and contains these coding sequences:
- a CDS encoding HD domain-containing protein, translated to MQAQQAPMIFTEAERQAGDRLLKLALETDRVEGYTAPHAVMIARLAETIGKEMGLHGVDLSALKFAALAHDIGERGMKRNYLLSPNALSWEERLDLWRHPILGEQATAELKLSRQTQLLIRWHHEWWNGQGYPDGLSGESIPLGARILRAVDTYCALISERPFRPAYELIEAEQAIADLAGIEFDPQVARFLLLFVAEEKRQREAEIEFQQQQAVVWNTPPSFELHTGEPHASDEPEKELLPDSAPVVESHLPEQSPTELPEESARIFTANAYEAAAYESVLSFAESEHDFAHDSASPQDGSVEVSVAEPILPDQLPTRELPAGQILKEESIPQPMQTQPSELEPEPNPETAKPAPQIQN